A single window of Collinsella aerofaciens DNA harbors:
- a CDS encoding molybdopterin biosynthesis protein, whose translation MMLESGKSMPSVDAWLREAKADVSAADCGMYLTHNGVVRATPKSEVRGVETDGVAPGHKVGGMVFGFDAEKVQAAIEATRAMPGIGYVRVWLASGELTAGDDIMLVLIGGDIRPHVVDALQKLVGTIKNECVSEVEREA comes from the coding sequence ATGATGCTTGAAAGTGGCAAATCGATGCCTTCGGTTGATGCCTGGCTGCGCGAAGCCAAGGCCGATGTTTCGGCGGCTGATTGTGGGATGTACCTGACACACAATGGCGTGGTGCGTGCGACGCCTAAGTCCGAGGTGCGTGGGGTCGAGACAGATGGTGTGGCGCCTGGACATAAGGTGGGCGGCATGGTGTTTGGCTTCGATGCCGAAAAGGTGCAGGCTGCTATCGAGGCAACGCGCGCGATGCCGGGTATCGGCTATGTGCGCGTGTGGCTGGCGAGCGGCGAGCTTACCGCGGGCGACGACATCATGCTCGTACTCATTGGCGGAGACATTCGCCCGCATGTGGTCGACGCACTTCAGAAGCTTGTCGGCACCATCAAAAATGAGTGTGTGAGCGAGGTCGAGCGCGAGGCATAG
- a CDS encoding amidophosphoribosyltransferase, whose product MSQETIRAAERAAGQVNAMSTYDPDSDQLHEECGVFGVWAPDRDVARLTYFGLRALQHRGQESAGIAVGDGGTVMVRKDLGLLDRVFSNADLSTLSGQLAVGHVRYGTAGAKSWEASQPHLSTINSVIIALAHNGTLVNTDELRRQLIELGVPFLSNSDSEVATKLIGYFTQRTGHLREGIRKTMELVRGGYAMTLINEQALYAFRDPHGIRPLVLGKLVDEGLDQADAASVSKLPSQDGAATVDATTRVTRAGGWVVASETCALDIVGAEYVRDVRPGEILRISAEGLVSEQGVPAAEEPANCIFEQVYFARPDSIMNGKSVYACRYDMGRQLAHEEPVEADLVIGVPDSGLPPAEGYSHESGIPFGEGLIKNRYVGRTFIEPTQELRAMGVRMKLNPLRDNIEGKRLVVIDDSIVRGTTMVQLVKMLRNAGAKEIHIRINSPEVIWPCFYGIDTDVQSQLISANKTVDEICEYIGADSLAFLSVEGLLKVMPKGGYCDACFTGRYPVAIPESFGRDKFMEGFKPRNLDKPLHFDDDAVVEKYDDRSWEEEHGEA is encoded by the coding sequence ATGTCTCAAGAAACCATCCGCGCGGCCGAGCGCGCCGCGGGACAGGTGAACGCCATGTCGACGTATGATCCGGACTCCGACCAGCTGCATGAGGAATGCGGCGTTTTTGGTGTGTGGGCGCCCGATCGTGACGTGGCTCGACTGACGTACTTTGGCCTGCGTGCACTGCAGCACCGTGGCCAAGAATCGGCGGGAATCGCTGTTGGTGACGGCGGTACGGTTATGGTCCGCAAGGACCTGGGCCTGCTCGACCGCGTGTTCTCCAATGCCGACTTATCGACGCTCTCCGGTCAGCTGGCCGTGGGTCATGTGCGCTATGGCACCGCCGGCGCCAAGAGCTGGGAAGCCTCTCAGCCGCACCTCTCTACCATCAATAGTGTCATTATCGCGCTCGCGCACAACGGCACCCTCGTCAACACCGACGAGCTGCGCCGCCAGCTGATCGAGCTGGGCGTGCCGTTCCTCTCCAACTCGGATTCCGAGGTCGCGACCAAACTCATCGGCTACTTTACTCAGCGTACAGGCCATCTGCGCGAGGGCATTCGCAAGACCATGGAGCTCGTGCGTGGCGGCTACGCCATGACGCTCATCAACGAGCAGGCGCTCTATGCATTCCGCGATCCGCACGGCATTCGCCCGCTCGTGCTGGGCAAGCTGGTGGACGAGGGCCTGGACCAGGCCGATGCCGCATCCGTTTCGAAGCTGCCGTCGCAGGACGGCGCCGCGACGGTCGACGCCACCACCCGTGTCACCCGCGCCGGCGGCTGGGTCGTCGCCTCCGAGACTTGTGCGCTCGACATTGTGGGCGCCGAGTACGTCCGCGACGTCCGTCCCGGTGAGATTTTGCGCATCAGCGCCGAGGGCCTTGTGTCCGAGCAGGGTGTGCCCGCTGCCGAAGAGCCTGCTAACTGCATCTTTGAGCAGGTCTACTTCGCCCGCCCCGATTCCATCATGAACGGCAAGAGCGTCTACGCCTGCCGTTACGACATGGGTCGTCAGCTGGCACATGAGGAGCCCGTCGAGGCCGATCTGGTCATCGGCGTGCCTGACTCCGGCCTGCCGCCCGCGGAGGGGTATTCGCACGAGAGCGGCATTCCCTTTGGCGAGGGCCTTATCAAGAACCGTTACGTGGGCCGCACGTTTATCGAGCCTACGCAGGAGTTGCGCGCCATGGGCGTGCGTATGAAACTCAACCCGCTGCGCGACAACATCGAGGGCAAGCGCCTGGTCGTCATCGACGACTCCATCGTCCGCGGCACCACCATGGTGCAGCTCGTCAAGATGCTGCGCAACGCCGGCGCCAAGGAGATTCATATCCGCATCAACTCGCCCGAGGTCATCTGGCCGTGCTTCTACGGTATCGATACCGACGTGCAGTCGCAGCTTATCAGCGCCAACAAGACGGTCGATGAGATCTGCGAGTACATTGGCGCCGATTCGCTGGCCTTCCTTTCGGTCGAGGGCCTGCTGAAGGTCATGCCCAAGGGCGGTTACTGCGATGCGTGCTTTACCGGACGCTACCCCGTGGCGATTCCCGAGAGCTTTGGCCGCGACAAGTTTATGGAGGGCTTTAAGCCCCGCAACCTGGACAAGCCGCTGCACTTTGACGACGACGCCGTGGTCGAGAAATACGACGACCGCAGCTGGGAAGAGGAGCACGGCGAGGCCTAA
- a CDS encoding peptidylprolyl isomerase: MANKKKNSEAAPTPEQQARAASSSRKKQRKTYVSKTVKIVLVVIGVLAMLLSVSAMACSGLMSQAEDTSGYKLTGGVAATINGTNLTEDTVTKQIMSMRTSYGYTKDEDWAQYLVDNDLTPKKYRKQLIDSYTQQILLQQAQKENGVTVSDEEVEKAWKDACKSAGGAKAFKKTLKTYGYTEDTYKDSLKESLAQQKLKDAVAPTSKPKDSEIVDYINENLSSYNDARRSSNILIKVDSDASDEDKAAAKAKAQECLDKINSGELSFEDAVEQYSEDTGSKEKKGDVGWDKLTTFVDSYQTALEGLNKGDVSDVVESTYGYHVIKCTDYFHVDNQVDDINQVPKAIKKYVSNVVKTQAASTAYSEWLEQYKKDADITVNPMPKDVPYNVSLKGVTKSSTDDSSTTE, from the coding sequence ATGGCAAATAAGAAAAAGAACTCCGAGGCCGCGCCGACGCCCGAGCAGCAGGCCCGCGCTGCCTCCAGCTCTCGCAAGAAGCAGCGCAAGACGTACGTGTCTAAGACCGTCAAGATCGTTCTGGTGGTCATCGGCGTGCTGGCGATGCTGCTTTCCGTCTCGGCGATGGCGTGCTCCGGCCTTATGTCGCAGGCTGAGGACACCTCGGGCTACAAGCTGACCGGCGGTGTTGCTGCCACTATCAACGGCACCAACCTTACCGAGGACACCGTGACCAAGCAGATCATGAGCATGCGCACGTCCTACGGCTACACCAAGGATGAGGATTGGGCGCAGTATCTGGTTGACAACGACCTCACGCCCAAGAAGTACCGCAAGCAACTCATCGACTCCTACACGCAGCAGATTCTGCTTCAACAGGCACAGAAGGAGAACGGCGTGACGGTGTCGGACGAGGAGGTCGAGAAGGCTTGGAAGGACGCGTGCAAGAGCGCGGGCGGTGCCAAGGCCTTTAAGAAGACCCTCAAGACCTACGGCTATACCGAGGACACCTACAAGGACTCGCTCAAGGAGAGTCTGGCACAGCAAAAGCTCAAGGACGCCGTGGCGCCCACCAGCAAGCCCAAGGACAGCGAGATTGTCGATTACATCAACGAAAACCTGTCCAGCTACAACGACGCCCGCCGCTCGTCGAACATCCTGATCAAGGTTGATTCCGACGCTTCCGACGAGGACAAGGCTGCCGCCAAGGCCAAGGCGCAGGAGTGCCTGGACAAGATCAACTCCGGTGAGCTGAGCTTTGAGGACGCCGTTGAGCAGTACTCCGAGGACACCGGTTCCAAGGAGAAGAAGGGCGATGTGGGCTGGGATAAGCTTACCACCTTCGTCGACAGCTACCAGACGGCGCTCGAGGGGCTCAACAAGGGCGACGTGAGCGACGTGGTCGAGTCGACGTACGGTTACCATGTCATCAAGTGCACCGACTACTTCCATGTCGATAATCAGGTTGATGATATCAACCAGGTGCCCAAGGCCATCAAGAAGTATGTCTCCAACGTGGTGAAGACGCAGGCGGCCAGCACCGCGTACAGCGAGTGGCTAGAGCAGTACAAGAAGGATGCCGACATCACCGTTAATCCCATGCCCAAGGACGTACCCTATAACGTGAGTCTGAAGGGCGTCACCAAGAGCTCGACCGACGATTCGTCGACGACTGAGTAA
- a CDS encoding putative ABC transporter permease: MDRNELDPSVPSATEVKKIPLIIKVYAVLCILSGVGTLPSVAVFMWQVITALINGNAAAKLGDNTLVAVGLIVAGIMLSAASAIILIVFGLDLIKDQRRNAARLSYVLIAFTVVELLVDVMLQGIGPFLLRPAIQLGILIALSATVDPTLRQERELQRRLQEMLDRDAAAEGMLGRDETGEGYIKLNYFNLFWVFFVCSVLGLILEEVWHMVVVDPGVYQDRAGMLFGPFSPIYGFGAVLMTMALNRFYKQNPLIIFLVSALIGGAFEVFVGWFMQTSFGVVSWSYSHMKLFGMPDPLAVLTGGRTCTGFACLWGLGGLIWIKLLLPRLLKLINMIPWKSRYSATVIFTVIMLVDGVMTLQSLDYWYQRVNGTEPDIPVAQFYGKYFDNDYMENRFQSMTMSPKDATRV; encoded by the coding sequence ATGGATCGAAACGAACTCGACCCCAGCGTCCCCAGCGCCACGGAGGTCAAGAAGATTCCCCTCATCATTAAAGTGTACGCCGTCCTGTGCATCCTGTCCGGCGTGGGCACACTCCCGTCGGTCGCCGTCTTTATGTGGCAGGTCATCACCGCACTCATTAACGGCAACGCCGCCGCTAAGCTCGGTGATAACACCCTGGTCGCGGTTGGCCTTATCGTCGCCGGCATTATGCTCTCGGCGGCAAGCGCGATCATCTTGATCGTCTTTGGCCTGGACCTCATCAAGGACCAGCGGCGCAATGCCGCCCGCCTGTCTTACGTCCTCATCGCATTTACCGTCGTGGAGCTTTTAGTTGACGTGATGCTCCAGGGTATCGGACCCTTCCTGCTGCGCCCCGCCATTCAGCTCGGTATCCTCATTGCGCTGTCGGCCACCGTCGACCCCACGCTACGCCAGGAGCGCGAACTGCAGCGCCGTCTGCAAGAGATGCTCGACCGCGATGCCGCCGCCGAGGGGATGCTCGGCCGCGACGAAACCGGCGAGGGCTACATCAAGCTCAACTACTTCAACCTGTTCTGGGTATTCTTCGTCTGCAGCGTGTTAGGTCTCATTCTCGAGGAAGTCTGGCATATGGTCGTCGTCGATCCCGGCGTCTATCAGGACCGGGCCGGTATGCTATTTGGCCCCTTTAGCCCCATCTACGGATTTGGCGCGGTGCTCATGACCATGGCGCTCAACCGCTTCTATAAACAGAATCCTCTGATCATTTTCCTGGTAAGTGCCCTGATCGGCGGCGCTTTCGAGGTGTTTGTAGGCTGGTTTATGCAGACCTCATTTGGCGTGGTGTCGTGGAGCTACTCGCACATGAAACTGTTCGGCATGCCCGACCCACTCGCCGTCCTTACGGGCGGACGCACCTGCACGGGCTTTGCCTGCCTGTGGGGCCTGGGTGGCCTTATCTGGATCAAGCTGCTGCTGCCGAGGCTGCTCAAGCTCATCAACATGATTCCGTGGAAGAGTCGCTACTCGGCCACCGTCATCTTTACCGTCATTATGCTGGTCGACGGCGTCATGACGCTGCAGTCGCTCGACTACTGGTACCAGCGCGTCAACGGCACGGAGCCGGATATTCCCGTCGCGCAGTTCTACGGCAAGTATTTCGATAACGACTACATGGAGAACCGCTTCCAGAGCATGACCATGAGCCCCAAGGATGCGACGCGCGTGTAG
- a CDS encoding sortase, whose protein sequence is MSDYQGKRFSASRIPDPAKSGAARAPQRGRTSSPQQPRAPRPVTPAKHRRQDTPAAYRPSSYSTAKKSPRSSAHTAPSSYTEPPRKKRRSVIPILLIIIGIGLIVAAAAIFINAQIGYKQASESYQKIEKQYVSDKDASGVPIIDFNALAQTNPEVVGWIYAPGTNINYPVVQTNNNSKYLNTLFDGTANASGAIFLDSDDTAPGMVDQQTTIYGHHMNDGSMFNVISDTTDQATFDSMEYVYYITRDATYKLRPLATKVVEDTYAKARTPNFEGDDGLKNYLSEMLDGASAVASDAADRAASTTKVVTLVTCRSLSFSNTRAVMVLTPVEE, encoded by the coding sequence ATGTCCGACTATCAGGGAAAGCGTTTTTCGGCTTCTCGGATTCCCGATCCAGCCAAGTCGGGAGCGGCCCGCGCGCCGCAGCGGGGTCGGACATCCTCTCCTCAGCAACCGCGCGCGCCGCGCCCTGTGACGCCGGCGAAGCATCGCCGTCAGGATACACCTGCTGCATATCGCCCTTCGTCATACAGTACGGCCAAGAAGTCACCTCGCTCTTCGGCGCATACCGCGCCATCGAGCTATACCGAGCCGCCGCGCAAAAAGCGCCGCTCCGTCATTCCCATTCTGCTCATCATCATCGGCATTGGCCTGATCGTTGCCGCTGCCGCCATCTTTATCAACGCGCAGATTGGCTACAAGCAGGCGAGCGAGTCGTATCAAAAGATCGAAAAGCAATATGTGAGCGACAAGGACGCCAGCGGCGTGCCGATTATCGACTTCAACGCGCTTGCCCAGACAAATCCCGAGGTTGTTGGTTGGATTTACGCGCCCGGCACTAACATCAACTACCCCGTGGTGCAAACCAACAACAACTCCAAGTACCTCAACACGCTGTTTGACGGCACCGCCAATGCCTCGGGAGCCATCTTCTTGGATAGCGACGACACCGCGCCGGGCATGGTGGATCAGCAGACCACGATTTACGGTCATCATATGAACGACGGTTCGATGTTCAACGTGATTTCGGATACGACCGATCAAGCGACGTTCGACAGCATGGAATACGTGTACTATATCACGCGCGATGCGACGTATAAGTTGCGCCCGCTGGCGACCAAGGTGGTCGAGGACACGTATGCCAAGGCGCGCACGCCCAACTTTGAGGGCGATGACGGACTGAAGAATTACCTGTCCGAGATGCTCGACGGTGCCTCTGCCGTGGCGAGTGATGCCGCCGATCGTGCCGCTTCGACAACCAAGGTCGTAACGCTTGTGACCTGCCGCTCGCTGTCATTTAGCAATACGCGCGCAGTCATGGTGCTCACGCCGGTCGAGGAATAA
- the purE gene encoding 5-(carboxyamino)imidazole ribonucleotide mutase, with protein MADQKPVVGIIMGSKSDLGVMEGCTAELEALGVPYELVIASAHRTPAKVHEWASTAADRGIKVIIAAAGKAAHLGGVVAAFTPLPVIGVPMKTSDLGGMDSLLSMVQMPSGVPVACVAINGAKNAAIYATQILGACDPEYRKVIEKMKQEMADA; from the coding sequence ATGGCAGATCAAAAGCCGGTTGTCGGGATCATCATGGGTTCCAAGTCCGATCTGGGCGTTATGGAAGGCTGCACCGCCGAGCTCGAGGCGCTTGGTGTGCCCTATGAGCTCGTCATTGCGAGCGCACACCGCACGCCGGCGAAGGTCCATGAGTGGGCTTCGACTGCTGCCGATCGCGGTATCAAAGTGATTATCGCCGCCGCCGGCAAGGCCGCTCACCTGGGTGGTGTCGTGGCTGCTTTCACGCCGCTGCCGGTTATCGGTGTGCCTATGAAGACGAGTGACCTGGGCGGTATGGATTCGCTGCTGTCGATGGTGCAGATGCCTTCGGGCGTGCCCGTTGCCTGTGTGGCTATCAACGGTGCCAAGAACGCTGCCATTTACGCCACGCAGATTCTGGGCGCCTGCGACCCCGAGTACCGCAAGGTTATCGAGAAGATGAAGCAGGAGATGGCTGACGCTTAA
- the purM gene encoding phosphoribosylformylglycinamidine cyclo-ligase produces the protein MSDSKHVTYEDAGVDTAEGGRAVDAIKQMVKDTNRPEVIGGIGGFGGLFSAAALKDMEDPILISGTDGVGTKLVLAQIMDRHETVGQDLVAMCVNDILASGAEPLFFLDYVAIGHIEAEHMAKIIKGVADGCKLAGCALVGGEMAEHPGVMAPADYDLAGFTVGVVDRPKMLDPANVRPGDVILGLPSTGVHSNGYSLVRKVIGVDGIKPGTPEAAAKAEELSRPLEELGGASLADALLAPTRIYVKPILELLHGGANVHAIAHITGGGITENLNRALADDVDAVVTRNGAEMGWDVPPVITYVSRQAELAPNEACKTFNMGVGLCLIVAPEDETAVTEALVALGEKPFRVGECVEGSGKVVYSDER, from the coding sequence ATGAGCGACAGCAAGCATGTGACGTACGAGGACGCCGGCGTCGATACCGCCGAGGGCGGCCGCGCCGTCGACGCTATTAAGCAGATGGTCAAGGACACCAACCGCCCCGAGGTTATCGGCGGCATCGGTGGCTTTGGTGGCCTGTTCTCGGCCGCCGCGCTTAAGGATATGGAAGACCCGATCTTGATCAGCGGCACCGACGGCGTGGGCACCAAGCTCGTGCTCGCCCAGATCATGGACCGTCACGAGACGGTGGGCCAGGACCTGGTCGCCATGTGCGTCAATGACATTTTGGCTTCGGGCGCGGAGCCGCTGTTCTTCCTGGATTACGTTGCCATCGGTCACATTGAGGCCGAGCACATGGCAAAGATCATCAAGGGCGTGGCCGACGGCTGCAAGCTCGCGGGCTGCGCGCTCGTGGGCGGCGAGATGGCCGAGCACCCGGGTGTCATGGCCCCCGCCGATTACGACCTTGCCGGCTTTACCGTGGGTGTTGTCGATCGTCCCAAGATGCTCGACCCCGCGAACGTCCGCCCCGGCGACGTGATTCTGGGCCTGCCTTCCACCGGCGTGCACTCCAACGGCTACTCGCTCGTGCGCAAGGTCATCGGTGTCGACGGCATCAAGCCGGGCACGCCCGAGGCTGCCGCTAAGGCCGAGGAGCTGAGCCGTCCGCTCGAGGAGCTCGGTGGCGCTTCGCTGGCCGACGCCCTGCTGGCCCCCACGCGCATCTACGTCAAGCCGATTCTGGAGCTGCTCCACGGTGGCGCCAACGTTCATGCCATTGCCCATATCACCGGCGGCGGTATTACCGAGAACCTCAACCGCGCGCTTGCCGACGACGTCGACGCTGTGGTCACCCGCAACGGCGCCGAGATGGGCTGGGACGTTCCGCCCGTCATCACCTATGTGTCGCGCCAGGCCGAGCTTGCGCCCAACGAGGCGTGCAAGACCTTCAACATGGGCGTTGGCCTGTGCCTGATCGTCGCTCCCGAGGATGAGACCGCGGTGACCGAGGCTCTGGTCGCGCTGGGCGAGAAGCCGTTCCGCGTTGGCGAGTGCGTCGAGGGCTCCGGTAAGGTCGTGTACTCCGATGAGCGCTAA
- a CDS encoding PTS sugar transporter subunit IIA, translated as MADNEALFTPELVFFDWECATPDEVFARLEGELAPRGYIASGWLDAVRTREDAYPTGLAMPAANIAIPHTDPGFVAKPYIAVVKPAAPVTFNAMAGMGAPVSAQIVINLGIAEPGGQVEALQALMNIFMDADAAADVLGQTTSQGMVDAIRRHF; from the coding sequence ATGGCGGATAACGAAGCGCTGTTTACGCCTGAGCTGGTGTTTTTTGATTGGGAGTGTGCGACGCCGGATGAGGTGTTCGCGCGGCTCGAGGGCGAGCTTGCACCACGTGGCTACATTGCATCCGGTTGGCTCGACGCCGTTCGCACGCGCGAGGATGCCTATCCCACGGGTCTTGCCATGCCGGCGGCAAACATTGCCATTCCGCATACCGATCCGGGGTTTGTGGCCAAGCCCTATATCGCGGTGGTGAAGCCCGCCGCGCCCGTGACATTTAACGCTATGGCTGGCATGGGCGCTCCGGTGTCGGCGCAGATCGTCATTAATCTGGGCATCGCCGAGCCGGGAGGCCAGGTCGAAGCCCTGCAGGCGCTCATGAACATCTTTATGGACGCCGATGCCGCAGCCGACGTGCTCGGCCAGACCACGTCCCAGGGCATGGTCGACGCCATCCGCCGCCACTTCTAA
- the purN gene encoding phosphoribosylglycinamide formyltransferase: protein MSANEQMAAAEGLGFVPYTRPTGTDTAEPLKIGVLISGSGTNLQALIDLIAAGKLNASIELVVSSRPSAKGLQRAERAGIQTLTLSKDVYADPIAADEIIAHELLERGCEYVVMAGYMRMVHTPLLAAFPNRVVNLHPALLPSFTGAHAIDDAFARGVKVTGVTVHFANEIYDNGPIIAQRALAVEEGWDVDTLEEHIHAIEHVLYPEVVQMLADGRVHVLESGKVAIDAPRG from the coding sequence ATGAGCGCTAACGAGCAGATGGCTGCTGCCGAGGGCCTGGGCTTTGTGCCCTACACCCGTCCGACCGGCACCGATACGGCCGAGCCGCTCAAGATCGGTGTGCTCATCAGCGGTTCGGGTACCAACCTGCAGGCGCTGATCGATCTGATCGCCGCCGGCAAGCTCAACGCTTCGATTGAGCTTGTGGTGTCGAGCCGTCCTTCGGCTAAGGGTTTGCAGCGCGCTGAGCGCGCGGGCATCCAGACGCTCACGCTGTCCAAGGATGTCTATGCCGACCCCATCGCCGCCGACGAGATCATCGCGCACGAGCTGCTCGAGCGCGGCTGCGAATATGTGGTCATGGCCGGTTACATGCGCATGGTGCACACGCCGCTGCTGGCGGCGTTTCCCAACCGCGTGGTCAACTTGCATCCGGCACTGCTGCCGAGCTTTACCGGCGCGCATGCGATCGACGATGCCTTTGCGCGCGGCGTCAAGGTAACCGGTGTGACCGTGCACTTTGCCAACGAGATCTACGACAACGGCCCCATCATCGCCCAGCGCGCGCTGGCTGTCGAGGAAGGTTGGGATGTCGACACGCTCGAGGAGCACATCCACGCGATTGAGCACGTGCTGTATCCCGAGGTTGTTCAGATGCTCGCCGACGGCCGCGTCCACGTGCTGGAGAGCGGCAAGGTCGCAATTGACGCGCCTCGCGGCTAG